One window from the genome of Mucilaginibacter ginsenosidivorans encodes:
- a CDS encoding aspartyl/asparaginyl beta-hydroxylase domain-containing protein — MICYARLGLPVAIRKMQAEVKKVLTSESWMGHYNRLHYDGEWNVLPLRAPRGDAGKPFAELLNDDSFENTGLLKALPAIGRFLDGLLCEKQSVRLLNLRAGAIIKQHRDAELCFENGEARLHIPVFTHEKVEFFVDDERVNLKEGECWYINANLPHRVANMGNTDRIHLVVDCTLNDWLKRVFELSEKKCKANAQDRELQISIIRSLRMHRTEASSALADKLENELNHE, encoded by the coding sequence ATGATTTGTTATGCAAGACTCGGCCTGCCCGTTGCTATCAGGAAAATGCAGGCCGAAGTAAAAAAAGTATTGACCAGTGAGAGCTGGATGGGACATTATAACCGGTTGCATTACGATGGCGAATGGAATGTATTGCCTTTGCGCGCACCCAGGGGCGATGCGGGTAAACCATTTGCCGAATTGTTGAATGATGATTCATTTGAAAATACCGGTCTGTTAAAGGCGCTGCCGGCTATAGGCCGCTTTCTCGACGGGTTGCTTTGTGAAAAACAGTCGGTAAGACTGCTGAATTTAAGAGCAGGCGCCATTATCAAACAGCATCGTGATGCCGAGCTTTGTTTTGAAAACGGCGAAGCCCGGTTGCATATACCCGTGTTTACGCACGAAAAAGTTGAGTTCTTTGTGGATGATGAGCGGGTTAATTTGAAGGAGGGCGAATGCTGGTATATCAATGCCAACCTGCCCCACAGGGTTGCTAATATGGGGAACACCGACCGCATACACCTGGTGGTGGATTGCACGCTAAACGACTGGTTAAAACGGGTTTTTGAACTTTCTGAGAAGAAATGCAAAGCGAATGCACAGGATAGGGAATTGCAAATAAGCATCATCCGTAGTTTAAGAATGCACCGGACCGAGGCATCTTCAGCCCTGGCTGATAAGCTGGAAAACGAACTGAATCATGAATAA
- a CDS encoding SRPBCC family protein — MENDQSNTKDRELRISRKLKAPVELVWEIWTKPEHIANWWGPNGFTNTITTMDMRPGGEWNLVMHGPDGTDYKNKSIFKEIIPLKKIVYEHASSPKFVATIEFEDLGEETFLSWHMLFESAEQFIQVVKTYGADEGLKQNVQKLSVYLEGMKK, encoded by the coding sequence ATGGAAAATGATCAAAGCAATACCAAAGACCGCGAGCTCCGCATTTCGAGAAAGCTGAAAGCGCCGGTAGAGCTGGTTTGGGAAATTTGGACCAAGCCCGAACACATTGCTAACTGGTGGGGCCCAAATGGATTTACCAATACCATAACGACCATGGATATGCGTCCAGGTGGCGAATGGAACCTTGTGATGCATGGCCCCGACGGAACGGACTATAAGAACAAGAGTATTTTTAAAGAGATCATCCCGCTCAAAAAGATAGTTTATGAACACGCAAGCAGCCCAAAGTTCGTGGCGACCATCGAGTTTGAGGACCTTGGCGAAGAGACCTTCCTGAGCTGGCACATGCTTTTTGAAAGTGCAGAACAATTTATACAGGTTGTAAAAACTTACGGAGCCGACGAGGGCCTGAAACAAAATGTCCAAAAACTCTCGGTTTATTTAGAAGGAATGAAAAAATAG
- a CDS encoding carbamoyltransferase C-terminal domain-containing protein codes for MANHKLLLKGNTKNLYMQPAAGDNGLAIGCAYYGWYHVYGNTKKAGPGGCPFLGRSYSAEEIRNAIRDYGDENNTMLNVSVSQDVILETAGLLAEGNVVGWFNSGAEFGPRALGHRSILADPRIPGIRQRINRDIKFREDFRPFAPAVKIEDAGKYFIYGWESPYMILVDLVKPEWAAELQGVVHVDGTCRLQTVSREWNARFYELINRFEKEAGIGVLLNTSLNRKGMPIVETPSQAIGLFFSGAMDALVMDDFIIRKTNL; via the coding sequence GTGGCAAACCACAAGCTGCTGCTGAAGGGAAATACAAAAAACCTGTATATGCAGCCCGCTGCGGGCGACAACGGGCTGGCCATTGGTTGCGCTTATTATGGCTGGTACCATGTGTATGGGAATACAAAAAAGGCCGGCCCTGGCGGTTGTCCTTTCCTTGGACGGTCTTATTCGGCCGAAGAGATCAGAAATGCGATAAGGGATTACGGGGATGAAAACAATACGATGCTGAATGTTTCTGTTTCGCAGGATGTGATCTTGGAAACGGCCGGGCTGCTTGCCGAAGGAAATGTGGTCGGCTGGTTTAACAGTGGCGCGGAGTTTGGCCCAAGGGCTCTTGGGCACCGCAGCATTTTGGCCGACCCGCGAATACCAGGAATAAGACAGCGCATTAACCGGGATATTAAATTCCGGGAAGACTTCCGTCCATTTGCCCCGGCAGTAAAGATTGAAGATGCGGGTAAGTATTTTATTTACGGTTGGGAAAGCCCTTACATGATACTTGTCGACCTGGTTAAGCCTGAATGGGCGGCCGAATTACAGGGAGTTGTACACGTGGATGGTACCTGCCGTCTACAAACGGTGAGCCGCGAATGGAACGCCCGGTTTTATGAACTGATAAACCGGTTTGAAAAAGAAGCGGGTATCGGGGTGTTGCTTAACACCTCGCTCAACAGGAAGGGTATGCCAATAGTAGAAACGCCCTCGCAGGCCATCGGGCTGTTCTTTTCAGGGGCGATGGACGCGCTGGTTATGGATGATTTTATAATACGAAAAACGAACTTATGA
- a CDS encoding DUF5686 and carboxypeptidase-like regulatory domain-containing protein codes for MKYSLFAFILLLSVTAKGQNTIVSGTVTDAQTNQLIPFVTVSFPGTSIGTNTGTSGKYRIETGKTYTQLKFSSVGYKSVIRTIIAGKDQVIHVRMQAEVQTLADVTIHAGKKTRYRNKDNPAVELIRQVIAHKEENRMQSYDYTEYKQYEKLEFSFINVSEKLTQRKLMRPYKFYFDNKDTTSMPGKALLPVYLEEKLTQTYYRKQPEKTKKIVEGEKKVNIINFVDEEGVNTYLNRMYAEVDIYSNNIFLMTNQFLSPISDAAPTFYKFFITDTIEVDGKKMVELSFTPRNGNDLLFEGLIFITLDGHYSVQKARLSTNKNINLNWVRGMSVDLTYEKNPDGRYHLSKSDMKADFGLNKNGQRGIFGERTISYQNYLINHPRPDSIYDGDQLVIKKNALKQGSQFWSDSRGRDTLTKIEAGVYKNIDTLQTIPAYKRTMDIITLVATGFKSFGPIEMGPFGTFYSFNDVEGNRFRVGGRTTTAFSTRYYLEAYGAYGFKDDKFKYLLSAAYSFNNKSIYKFPLSYIKATVQYEAKIPGEEISFAQQDALFLSFTRGVNDKFLYNQYYKLDYVNEFENHFSYSLGFKSWRQTPAGSLYFVNEVNGMPNSVHDVTTSEFSLNLRYAPHEQLVQGKQYRITIPSKYPILNLDYRQSIKGLFGGDYNYKNLLGRLDKRFYFSQLGYADLSVQGSYLFGQVPFPLLSIHQANQTYTYDFHSYNLMNFLEFVSDHYAAAQFEYTPNGFFFNKIPLLKKLKWREVVGIKAIYGGLRDENNPALHPSLFQFPTDQNGISETYTINKTPYLEGSVGIGNIFKVFRIDLVERFTYLDNPHTTRFGIRGSAWFDF; via the coding sequence ATGAAATACAGCCTTTTTGCATTTATACTTCTTTTGTCCGTAACCGCAAAAGGGCAAAACACCATCGTAAGCGGCACCGTTACCGATGCACAAACCAACCAGTTAATACCTTTTGTAACTGTATCTTTCCCCGGTACCTCCATAGGAACAAATACAGGGACCAGCGGCAAATACCGTATTGAAACAGGTAAAACTTATACCCAATTAAAATTTTCATCTGTAGGATATAAATCTGTTATCCGCACTATTATAGCAGGTAAGGACCAGGTAATCCATGTACGGATGCAAGCCGAAGTGCAAACGCTTGCCGATGTAACCATTCATGCCGGCAAAAAGACCCGTTACCGTAATAAGGACAACCCTGCAGTTGAACTGATACGCCAGGTGATAGCGCATAAGGAAGAGAACCGCATGCAGAGCTATGACTATACCGAATACAAACAGTATGAAAAGCTCGAATTTTCGTTTATCAATGTTTCTGAGAAGCTCACACAGCGCAAGCTGATGCGTCCTTATAAATTTTACTTTGATAACAAGGACACTACCAGCATGCCGGGTAAAGCGCTGTTGCCTGTTTACCTGGAGGAGAAGCTGACGCAAACCTATTACCGCAAGCAGCCGGAGAAAACAAAGAAGATAGTGGAGGGCGAGAAAAAGGTCAACATCATCAATTTTGTGGACGAAGAGGGTGTGAATACTTATCTCAACCGCATGTACGCCGAGGTAGATATTTATTCGAACAATATCTTTTTGATGACCAACCAGTTCCTGAGCCCCATTTCGGATGCTGCCCCAACCTTTTACAAATTCTTTATTACTGACACCATCGAGGTTGATGGTAAAAAAATGGTAGAGCTAAGTTTTACCCCGCGCAATGGCAACGATTTGCTGTTTGAAGGGCTGATCTTTATCACGCTTGACGGGCATTACTCGGTGCAGAAGGCACGACTTTCTACCAATAAAAATATTAACCTTAACTGGGTACGCGGCATGTCGGTCGACCTGACCTATGAGAAGAACCCCGATGGACGTTACCATTTAAGTAAAAGTGACATGAAGGCCGACTTTGGGCTGAACAAGAACGGGCAGCGTGGGATTTTCGGGGAGCGGACGATATCCTATCAAAACTATCTTATAAACCACCCGAGACCGGATAGTATCTACGACGGCGACCAGTTGGTTATCAAAAAAAATGCGCTGAAGCAGGGCAGCCAGTTTTGGTCGGACAGCCGTGGACGGGATACGCTGACGAAGATTGAGGCCGGCGTTTATAAAAACATCGATACGCTGCAAACCATACCCGCTTACAAGCGCACAATGGATATCATTACCTTGGTAGCTACCGGCTTTAAAAGCTTTGGGCCGATAGAAATGGGGCCTTTTGGTACCTTTTATAGTTTTAACGACGTAGAGGGCAACCGCTTTCGCGTTGGGGGGCGTACGACGACGGCTTTCAGCACAAGGTATTACCTCGAAGCTTACGGCGCCTATGGATTCAAAGATGATAAATTTAAATACCTGTTAAGTGCCGCTTATTCATTTAATAATAAATCGATCTATAAGTTTCCCCTAAGCTATATTAAGGCCACCGTTCAATATGAAGCAAAGATACCCGGTGAGGAAATATCTTTTGCGCAGCAGGATGCCTTGTTCCTGTCGTTTACGCGCGGCGTGAATGATAAATTCCTTTACAACCAATACTACAAGCTGGATTATGTAAATGAATTTGAAAATCATTTCTCTTACTCACTCGGTTTTAAAAGCTGGCGGCAAACCCCAGCCGGGTCATTATATTTTGTTAATGAAGTAAATGGGATGCCTAACAGCGTTCACGATGTAACTACATCTGAATTTTCACTTAACCTACGGTATGCCCCGCATGAACAATTAGTGCAGGGAAAACAGTATCGCATAACCATTCCAAGTAAATACCCCATACTTAACCTGGACTACAGGCAGAGTATAAAAGGACTTTTTGGCGGCGACTATAATTACAAGAATCTGTTGGGCCGGCTCGATAAGCGTTTTTACTTTTCGCAACTGGGCTATGCCGATCTTTCGGTACAGGGCAGTTACCTGTTTGGGCAGGTGCCTTTCCCGCTGTTAAGCATTCACCAGGCCAACCAGACCTATACCTACGATTTTCATTCGTACAACCTAATGAATTTCCTCGAGTTTGTAAGCGACCACTACGCGGCAGCGCAGTTTGAGTATACACCGAACGGCTTCTTCTTTAACAAGATACCCCTGTTGAAAAAATTGAAATGGCGCGAGGTTGTAGGCATAAAAGCCATTTATGGCGGCTTGCGCGACGAGAATAACCCAGCGTTACACCCTTCGTTATTCCAATTCCCTACGGATCAGAATGGCATATCAGAAACCTACACCATCAATAAAACGCCTTACCTGGAGGGCAGCGTCGGCATCGGCAATATCTTCAAAGTATTTCGCATTGACCTTGTCGAAAGGTTCACCTATCTCGACAATCCCCACACAACCCGCTTTGGTATAAGGGGTAGTGCCTGGTTCGATTTTTAA
- a CDS encoding ArsR/SmtB family transcription factor yields the protein MEMRRDAFQAIADPTRRQIIGMLSNTALNVNTLAESFDMSRQAISLHVKILTECGLISIQQKGRERFCEAQLNKLSEVAAWVEQYKQHWESKLDNMETYLEKLKKERYGK from the coding sequence ATGGAAATGAGAAGAGACGCCTTCCAGGCGATAGCGGACCCGACAAGGAGGCAGATCATAGGGATGTTATCGAATACAGCATTGAACGTGAATACGCTGGCGGAAAGTTTTGATATGAGCCGGCAAGCTATTTCGCTTCATGTTAAAATCCTTACTGAGTGCGGTTTGATCAGTATACAGCAAAAGGGCCGCGAACGATTTTGCGAGGCGCAGCTGAATAAGCTAAGTGAGGTGGCGGCATGGGTGGAGCAATACAAGCAGCATTGGGAGAGCAAACTGGACAACATGGAAACTTATTTGGAAAAACTTAAAAAAGAGAGATATGGAAAATGA
- a CDS encoding alpha/beta fold hydrolase: MKNSKITGYAPVNGLKMYYEIYGEGNLPLILIHGGGSTIETTFGTMLPFLSGCGKLIAIELQAHGRTADRDAPESFEQDSDDVAALLKYLKIEKANFFGFSNGGTTTLQIAIRHPELVNKIVDLSGAYRRDGFIDGFFEGFNGATMDNMPEALKEAFLKVTPDKSRLQAMFDRDVARMIAFRDIPDDMIRSIKVPALIMVSDQDVMPADHAVKLSRLIPGGRLAVLPGPHGTCIGEMGMAKKGSRLPELTAALIEEFLND, translated from the coding sequence ATGAAAAATTCAAAAATAACGGGATACGCACCCGTAAACGGTTTGAAAATGTATTATGAGATCTATGGCGAAGGCAACTTGCCGCTGATATTGATTCACGGCGGCGGATCGACCATAGAAACTACCTTCGGCACTATGCTGCCTTTTCTTTCAGGCTGTGGTAAATTGATAGCCATAGAATTACAGGCGCATGGCCGCACCGCGGATCGTGACGCTCCGGAATCGTTTGAGCAGGATTCGGATGACGTAGCCGCCTTGCTCAAATACCTTAAAATAGAGAAGGCAAATTTCTTTGGGTTCAGTAATGGGGGCACCACCACTTTACAGATAGCGATAAGGCACCCTGAACTGGTGAATAAAATAGTAGATCTTTCCGGCGCCTACCGAAGAGACGGGTTTATCGACGGATTTTTTGAAGGTTTTAATGGCGCCACAATGGACAATATGCCCGAAGCCCTTAAAGAGGCTTTTTTAAAAGTAACGCCCGATAAAAGCCGTTTGCAGGCGATGTTTGACAGGGATGTGGCGCGTATGATCGCTTTCAGAGATATTCCTGATGATATGATCCGGTCAATAAAGGTCCCGGCACTTATCATGGTATCCGACCAGGACGTGATGCCTGCCGACCATGCGGTGAAGTTATCCCGGTTGATCCCAGGTGGCCGGCTGGCGGTATTGCCCGGCCCTCACGGTACGTGTATCGGTGAGATGGGCATGGCAAAAAAAGGAAGCAGGCTACCCGAACTTACCGCTGCACTGATAGAAGAATTCTTAAATGACTGA
- a CDS encoding phytanoyl-CoA dioxygenase family protein, which yields MGQTFLSPDTLIPFSETGKLGIMHLKRFWNKVLLKRENKLSQNDWQDEWQLDRTLLSALGLGLEQCLIYIFRETPSFGKFETWIIETAGYPRQEDVLRFNDLFGDKNKEPANVIQPVLDVEQLKCWQENGYVIIRNAVSKDDCEETIEVICDFIGVKRVDPATWYKQHPSIQGIMVQLFQHPLLNKNRQSEKVRMAYEQLWQRKDIWVTADRVGFNPPETERWKFPGPNMHWDCSLTLPIPFSLQGLLYLSDTEASQGAFTLVPGFHNRIEKWLHSLPAGTDPRKQDLHALGSTPIAANGGDFIIWHQALPHGSRPNTSDKPRFVQYFTYEPVDIREADLWI from the coding sequence ATGGGCCAAACATTTTTATCACCGGACACCTTAATTCCCTTTTCAGAAACAGGGAAGCTTGGTATCATGCACCTCAAAAGGTTTTGGAACAAAGTTTTACTGAAGAGGGAAAATAAGCTATCGCAAAATGACTGGCAGGACGAGTGGCAGCTTGATCGAACTTTGCTTTCGGCCCTTGGCCTTGGGCTCGAACAATGCCTGATCTACATATTCCGGGAAACGCCATCTTTCGGGAAGTTCGAAACCTGGATAATCGAAACAGCCGGTTACCCGCGGCAGGAAGATGTGTTACGTTTTAACGACCTTTTCGGCGATAAAAATAAAGAACCCGCAAATGTCATACAGCCGGTACTGGATGTTGAACAGCTAAAATGCTGGCAGGAAAATGGCTATGTTATCATCAGGAATGCCGTTTCGAAGGACGACTGTGAAGAAACCATCGAGGTTATTTGCGATTTTATCGGCGTAAAGCGAGTCGACCCGGCTACCTGGTACAAACAGCATCCATCCATCCAGGGCATTATGGTGCAGCTTTTTCAGCATCCGTTATTAAATAAGAACAGGCAATCAGAAAAAGTGCGAATGGCCTATGAGCAGCTTTGGCAACGGAAAGATATTTGGGTAACTGCGGACCGTGTGGGCTTTAATCCGCCTGAAACGGAACGGTGGAAATTTCCCGGTCCAAACATGCACTGGGACTGTAGCCTTACTTTACCCATACCATTTTCCCTGCAGGGTTTGCTTTACCTTTCGGACACGGAAGCTTCGCAGGGCGCCTTCACTTTGGTGCCCGGCTTCCATAACCGCATCGAAAAGTGGCTGCACTCCCTGCCGGCAGGGACGGACCCACGGAAACAGGACCTTCATGCGCTGGGTAGTACACCCATAGCCGCCAATGGCGGCGATTTTATAATCTGGCACCAGGCACTGCCACATGGCAGCAGGCCCAATACATCGGATAAACCCAGGTTTGTTCAATACTTCACCTATGAACCGGTCGATATAAGAGAGGCCGACCTTTGGATTTGA